A window of Patagioenas fasciata isolate bPatFas1 chromosome 5, bPatFas1.hap1, whole genome shotgun sequence contains these coding sequences:
- the WDR89 gene encoding WD repeat-containing protein 89 isoform X2 has product MTAVEKIEEQLASLRIAKRSALSEEPAYVLDVDVSNPTQSESSRLVAVSCSNKSIRVYNRETLNFLREYSSHPGVLNGVRFAHACDNVLFSACSDGTVRCWDIRLATQQAAQVFSGYPSNVFISFDISCNDLIICAGTEKVEKDAFLVFWDARGITNCASTTREPLGVYSESHNDDVTKICFHPVKPNSVASGSTDGLVNVFDINKDNEDDALISTCNSDSSVSFIGWSGKDYKEVYCVTHDEGFCWWDIAQLDTEESITLSHVLDVRDAVCIENDTLNYLVGGLYHEKADKLFLLGGTSTGNIHLLGCSTDGLSLVGSLCGGHSATVRSFCWNAADESLVTGGEDAQLLLWKPGAVERSLAKKTSLKIASSVQKRVRVHNSSLKSRKK; this is encoded by the coding sequence ATGACCGCGGTGGAGAAGATAGAGGAGCAGCTCGCTAGCCTGCGCATAGCGAAACGTTCTGCGCTGAGTGAGGAACCTGCTTACGTACTGGATGTCGACGTTTCCAACCCTACTCAGTCTGAAAGCAGTCGCCTTGTGGCAGTTTCATGTTCCAATAAGTCAATTAGAGTATACAACAGGGAAACATTAAACTTCCTGCGGGAGTACAGTAGCCATCCTGGGGTGCTTAATGGAGTCAGATTTGCACACGCGTGTGACAACGTGCTGTTTTCAGCATGCAGCGACGGTACGGTGAGATGTTGGGATATTCGTTTAGCAACTCAGCAAGCCGCGCAGGTATTTAGTGGGTATCCTTCCAACGTTTTCATCAGTTTTGATATCAGCTGCAATGACCTCATAATTTGTGCTGGAACAGAAAAAGTTGAGAAGGACGCATTTCTGGTGTTTTGGGATGCAAGAGGCATTACAAACTGTGCCAGCACAACTAGAGAACCCTTGGGAGTCTATTCGGAAAGTCACAATGATGATGTCACTAAAATTTGCTTTCATCCTGTCAAACCAAATTCAGTGGCTTCTGGATCAACGGATGGGTTGGTTAATGTGTTTGACATTAACAAGGATAACGAAGATGATGCTTTGATATCAACGTGCAACTCAGATTCATCAGTAAGTTTTATTGGCTGGTCTGGGAAAGATTATAAAGAGGTTTACTGCGTGACACACGATGAGGGATTTTGTTGGTGGGACATTGCTCAGTTAGATACTGAAGAATCAATAACACTTTCGCACGTTCTGGATGTCAGAGATGCGGTCTGCATTGAAAACGACACCTTAAATTACCTGGTAGGTGGCTTGTACCACGAAAAGGCAGACAAACTCTTTCTTCTTGGGGGAACATCCACAGGAAACATTCACCTCCTGGGCTGCAGCACCGATGGGCTGAGCCTGGTGGGTTCCCTTTGTGGGGGACACTCTGCCACCGTTCGCTCCTTCTGCTGGAACGCGGCAGATGAGTCTCTGGTGACGGGTGGAGAGGATGCTCAGCTGTTGCTATGGAAACCCGGAGCTGTGGAAAGGTCCCTCGCAAAGAAAACATCTCTGAAGATTGCGTCTTCTGTGCAGAAGAGAGTAAGAGTTCACAACAGCTCCCTCAAAAGCAGGAAAAAGTAA
- the WDR89 gene encoding WD repeat-containing protein 89 isoform X1 has product MSCCMHELLSTAQSSRFVTTSGAAAEMTAVEKIEEQLASLRIAKRSALSEEPAYVLDVDVSNPTQSESSRLVAVSCSNKSIRVYNRETLNFLREYSSHPGVLNGVRFAHACDNVLFSACSDGTVRCWDIRLATQQAAQVFSGYPSNVFISFDISCNDLIICAGTEKVEKDAFLVFWDARGITNCASTTREPLGVYSESHNDDVTKICFHPVKPNSVASGSTDGLVNVFDINKDNEDDALISTCNSDSSVSFIGWSGKDYKEVYCVTHDEGFCWWDIAQLDTEESITLSHVLDVRDAVCIENDTLNYLVGGLYHEKADKLFLLGGTSTGNIHLLGCSTDGLSLVGSLCGGHSATVRSFCWNAADESLVTGGEDAQLLLWKPGAVERSLAKKTSLKIASSVQKRVRVHNSSLKSRKK; this is encoded by the exons ATGTCATGTTGCATGCATGAACTGCTTTCCACTGCCCAGAGCTCCAG GTTTGTGACAACATCAGGAGCAGCGGCTGAGATGACCGCGGTGGAGAAGATAGAGGAGCAGCTCGCTAGCCTGCGCATAGCGAAACGTTCTGCGCTGAGTGAGGAACCTGCTTACGTACTGGATGTCGACGTTTCCAACCCTACTCAGTCTGAAAGCAGTCGCCTTGTGGCAGTTTCATGTTCCAATAAGTCAATTAGAGTATACAACAGGGAAACATTAAACTTCCTGCGGGAGTACAGTAGCCATCCTGGGGTGCTTAATGGAGTCAGATTTGCACACGCGTGTGACAACGTGCTGTTTTCAGCATGCAGCGACGGTACGGTGAGATGTTGGGATATTCGTTTAGCAACTCAGCAAGCCGCGCAGGTATTTAGTGGGTATCCTTCCAACGTTTTCATCAGTTTTGATATCAGCTGCAATGACCTCATAATTTGTGCTGGAACAGAAAAAGTTGAGAAGGACGCATTTCTGGTGTTTTGGGATGCAAGAGGCATTACAAACTGTGCCAGCACAACTAGAGAACCCTTGGGAGTCTATTCGGAAAGTCACAATGATGATGTCACTAAAATTTGCTTTCATCCTGTCAAACCAAATTCAGTGGCTTCTGGATCAACGGATGGGTTGGTTAATGTGTTTGACATTAACAAGGATAACGAAGATGATGCTTTGATATCAACGTGCAACTCAGATTCATCAGTAAGTTTTATTGGCTGGTCTGGGAAAGATTATAAAGAGGTTTACTGCGTGACACACGATGAGGGATTTTGTTGGTGGGACATTGCTCAGTTAGATACTGAAGAATCAATAACACTTTCGCACGTTCTGGATGTCAGAGATGCGGTCTGCATTGAAAACGACACCTTAAATTACCTGGTAGGTGGCTTGTACCACGAAAAGGCAGACAAACTCTTTCTTCTTGGGGGAACATCCACAGGAAACATTCACCTCCTGGGCTGCAGCACCGATGGGCTGAGCCTGGTGGGTTCCCTTTGTGGGGGACACTCTGCCACCGTTCGCTCCTTCTGCTGGAACGCGGCAGATGAGTCTCTGGTGACGGGTGGAGAGGATGCTCAGCTGTTGCTATGGAAACCCGGAGCTGTGGAAAGGTCCCTCGCAAAGAAAACATCTCTGAAGATTGCGTCTTCTGTGCAGAAGAGAGTAAGAGTTCACAACAGCTCCCTCAAAAGCAGGAAAAAGTAA